A single window of Finegoldia magna ATCC 29328 DNA harbors:
- a CDS encoding nuclease-related domain-containing protein: MDNIYIILGLFLAFCVILKLLLPRLKGAMGESAVKIKLNSLDKEKYRIINNLVLENKQGNTKTTQIDHLVVSRYGIFSVETKNYKGWIYGSEHAKKWTQNIYGNKTNFMNPILQNYAHIKAVESIIQDSYPDMRYFSIVAFSPEAEIKFEVKNSVVCKISQVAKNIEELSSTEIINETDVDNILKLIEENKLNISNREHVKNLKEIKK, from the coding sequence ATGGACAATATCTACATCATTTTAGGATTATTTTTAGCTTTTTGTGTAATTCTTAAACTCTTGCTACCACGTCTAAAGGGTGCTATGGGTGAATCAGCTGTAAAAATCAAACTAAATAGTCTTGATAAAGAAAAATACAGAATTATAAACAACCTTGTTTTAGAAAACAAACAAGGTAATACAAAAACTACACAAATTGATCACCTAGTCGTTTCAAGATATGGTATATTTTCAGTCGAAACCAAAAATTATAAAGGTTGGATTTATGGATCAGAACACGCAAAAAAGTGGACGCAAAATATTTATGGAAATAAAACAAACTTCATGAATCCTATTTTGCAAAATTACGCCCACATAAAAGCAGTTGAATCAATTATACAAGATTCTTATCCTGACATGAGATATTTTTCAATAGTAGCTTTTTCACCAGAAGCTGAAATCAAATTTGAAGTGAAAAATTCTGTAGTTTGCAAAATATCACAAGTAGCTAAAAATATTGAAGAACTTTCATCAACAGAAATAATAAACGAAACAGATGTTGATAATATATTGAAGTTAATCGAAGAAAACAAACTAAATATAAGTAATAGAGAGCATGTAAAAAATTTAAAAGAAATAAAAAAATAA
- a CDS encoding cell wall-binding repeat-containing protein produces the protein MKKKNLMKRVLATSLALSMCIAPTITKASVEKVERISGRNRIETSVNISKSSFESSDNVVIANGFDFPDALSSGQLAAALNAPLLLSSSDKLDTETKSEIERLNPKNVYIVGGEKALNKERIEPEIKSITKNAKIERLAGRDRYDTSVKVMEKTKEFVDPENLLIVSGNNFPDALAAAGYMASHKSVMVLSDGVNYPKSELNEIAIGGKNLLPLNGFTGERISGKDRYETALEIAKKSFTNNDTAILSNANVFADSLSAVSLTKKYNAPIILTSNKNLNKSSKDYLNGLKKIVIVGGKASVEDNILQNKTIEELAVRPSKKDTKQPQKKLYNFEKAVVERVVDGDIIVVKRQNGVSEKIRMVLVNTPETKHPKKGVEYFGKEASAYTKKMLPAGKTVYLEKDVSERDRYSRLLRYVWINEPTSKIDTKVLTNNCFNAMLLANGFAQVSVFPPDVKYVNEFRQIEKTAKDNNIGLWKGGVVDNNTSTKEPSNEQTKPVGRGVIRGNRKSKIYHMPGQASYDKISDKNLVLFETEQDAINAGYRKAKR, from the coding sequence GTGAAAAAGAAAAATTTAATGAAGAGAGTTCTTGCTACATCTCTAGCATTGTCAATGTGTATAGCACCGACAATCACAAAAGCAAGTGTAGAAAAGGTTGAAAGAATTTCTGGAAGAAACAGAATAGAAACATCAGTTAATATTTCTAAAAGTTCTTTTGAAAGTTCCGATAACGTTGTAATTGCTAATGGTTTTGATTTCCCAGATGCTTTATCATCTGGTCAATTAGCAGCAGCTCTAAATGCACCTCTGTTATTATCGTCATCTGATAAGCTTGACACAGAGACAAAATCGGAGATAGAAAGGTTAAATCCGAAAAATGTCTATATCGTAGGTGGAGAAAAAGCGTTAAATAAGGAAAGAATTGAACCGGAAATAAAGTCAATAACAAAGAACGCAAAAATTGAAAGACTAGCTGGAAGAGACAGATATGATACTTCGGTCAAAGTCATGGAAAAGACTAAAGAGTTCGTTGATCCTGAAAATCTACTAATCGTTAGTGGTAATAACTTCCCAGATGCCTTAGCAGCAGCAGGATATATGGCAAGTCATAAGTCTGTTATGGTCTTAAGTGACGGTGTTAATTATCCAAAATCTGAATTAAATGAGATTGCAATAGGCGGGAAAAACTTGTTGCCATTAAATGGTTTCACAGGAGAAAGAATTTCAGGTAAAGATAGATATGAAACAGCTTTAGAAATTGCCAAGAAATCATTTACTAATAACGATACAGCTATTTTATCAAATGCGAATGTGTTTGCAGATAGCTTATCAGCTGTAAGTCTAACTAAGAAATACAATGCACCGATAATACTAACATCTAATAAGAACTTAAATAAATCTTCAAAAGATTATTTAAACGGTTTGAAAAAGATTGTTATAGTTGGTGGAAAAGCTTCAGTCGAAGACAATATCTTACAAAACAAAACGATCGAAGAATTAGCAGTAAGACCTTCTAAAAAAGATACAAAACAACCTCAAAAGAAATTATATAACTTTGAGAAAGCTGTTGTAGAAAGAGTTGTAGACGGAGATATAATTGTTGTAAAGAGACAAAATGGTGTTTCTGAAAAAATCAGAATGGTATTAGTTAATACACCGGAAACTAAGCATCCGAAAAAAGGTGTAGAATACTTTGGTAAAGAGGCAAGTGCTTATACTAAAAAAATGCTACCAGCGGGAAAGACTGTATATTTAGAAAAGGATGTTTCCGAAAGAGATAGATATTCAAGACTATTAAGATATGTTTGGATAAATGAGCCAACTTCAAAAATAGATACAAAAGTATTAACAAACAATTGTTTCAACGCTATGCTTTTGGCTAATGGCTTCGCACAAGTATCAGTATTTCCACCAGATGTTAAATATGTAAACGAATTTAGACAAATTGAAAAAACAGCAAAAGATAATAATATAGGATTGTGGAAAGGTGGAGTTGTAGACAATAATACATCCACAAAGGAACCTTCAAATGAGCAAACAAAGCCTGTAGGTAGAGGCGTAATTCGTGGGAATAGAAAAAGTAAGATTTATCACATGCCGGGTCAAGCGTCCTACGATAAAATAAGCGATAAGAATTTAGTGCTATTCGAAACAGAACAAGATGCAATTAATGCGGGTTATAGAAAAGCGAAAAGATAA
- a CDS encoding primase C-terminal domain-containing protein has product MKIDLKKFTKDFPKEIKAFFEIAQKTTEKQYIKYNLKDSGYVENFYVYLKSGGIHAATNNSIYNSNDSYSIINIDIDSQYPSLICNYDLFPDSFSDESRKIFKGLLKEKNENGNKSLKPLINNFYGSILQKSSKYYDLEKGRAICYLGEDIMFRYLLMLIKFKGVILINVNTDGVIFLVNKDIKDKVLDFTDKYFNQLGLQYSTKYFTKFFQKNINNYLAQGEEIKIKGDILKYGMDLSKAKIYEDCDVVKKAVINHLINNESVESYINECNDLKEFLIYRNIGESFDEVVQAIGNINISHNFSIRILASKDKKYNNIYKIKGNTNVLVNSLPPNPRVAINLTDDYNDLDKDYYINLAKKIASEYVKGENLMQLRFIPLCKDSKIPIKDFNYKKPLSYNQVLEYSDYGLIIPDDLVLVDVDNIEQGEKLVKLLKDLKVPTTIMRTPNGYHFYFKKGKYDFTNVVRQVTPIGITVDIKAGGKDCYAKIYGENENRYFLNGGSIEDMFSNLVELPIYLYPMARNKYDIYNIEQGQRNNTLFKYISELFYENFTVQNVIDTIRLLNIYILNNPLPVNEVETMIEKDKLDERYNEYHEKFSTRKIKGSNHIQDYQKNKMEKFENNLERYCEIAKELYKLYEVISVNEPFDYKVVKENGKTEKQKVDSKAVMYFYRSYLFKHYPNLSIKDKEEIFEILDILCYNRAKNHGFI; this is encoded by the coding sequence GTGAAAATTGATTTAAAAAAATTCACAAAAGATTTTCCGAAAGAAATAAAGGCTTTTTTTGAAATAGCACAAAAAACAACAGAGAAACAATATATCAAATATAATCTAAAAGATTCAGGATATGTAGAGAATTTCTATGTGTATCTAAAATCTGGTGGAATACACGCTGCGACTAATAATTCTATATATAATTCTAACGATAGTTATTCTATAATTAATATAGACATAGATTCACAATATCCATCATTAATCTGTAATTATGATTTATTTCCAGATAGTTTCTCAGATGAATCTAGGAAAATCTTTAAAGGATTATTAAAAGAAAAAAATGAAAATGGCAATAAATCTCTAAAACCACTAATAAATAATTTTTACGGAAGTATTTTGCAAAAATCTAGCAAATATTATGATTTAGAAAAAGGAAGAGCAATTTGTTATTTAGGAGAAGATATTATGTTTAGGTATCTTCTCATGTTGATTAAATTTAAAGGCGTAATTTTAATCAACGTTAATACAGACGGTGTAATATTTTTAGTAAATAAAGACATAAAAGATAAGGTTTTAGATTTTACGGACAAATATTTTAATCAATTAGGGTTACAATATTCTACAAAGTATTTTACAAAGTTTTTTCAAAAAAACATAAACAATTATCTAGCCCAAGGAGAAGAAATAAAAATAAAAGGCGATATTTTAAAATACGGGATGGATTTATCTAAAGCCAAAATATATGAAGACTGCGATGTGGTAAAAAAAGCTGTAATAAATCATTTAATTAATAATGAAAGTGTAGAAAGCTATATTAATGAATGTAATGACTTAAAAGAGTTTTTAATATATAGAAATATTGGCGAGAGTTTTGATGAAGTGGTACAAGCCATAGGAAATATCAATATATCTCATAATTTCTCAATTAGGATATTAGCTAGTAAAGATAAGAAATACAATAATATATATAAAATAAAAGGAAACACAAATGTTTTAGTTAATTCGCTACCACCAAATCCTAGAGTAGCGATTAATTTAACCGATGATTATAACGATTTAGACAAAGATTATTATATAAATCTAGCGAAAAAAATAGCAAGTGAATATGTAAAAGGAGAGAATTTAATGCAATTAAGATTTATTCCATTATGTAAAGATTCAAAAATTCCAATTAAGGATTTTAATTATAAAAAACCATTATCATACAATCAAGTATTAGAATATTCAGATTATGGTCTTATCATTCCAGATGACTTAGTTCTTGTAGATGTAGATAACATAGAGCAAGGAGAAAAATTAGTAAAACTACTAAAAGATCTTAAAGTTCCAACAACTATAATGAGAACACCTAACGGATATCACTTTTACTTTAAAAAAGGAAAATATGATTTCACAAACGTTGTAAGACAAGTTACTCCAATAGGAATAACAGTAGATATAAAAGCTGGAGGTAAAGATTGTTATGCCAAAATATACGGAGAAAACGAAAATAGATATTTTCTCAACGGAGGATCTATTGAAGATATGTTTTCTAATTTGGTAGAATTGCCAATTTATTTATATCCTATGGCGAGAAACAAATATGATATATACAACATTGAACAAGGTCAAAGAAACAATACATTGTTTAAGTATATTTCAGAGTTATTCTATGAGAATTTCACAGTACAAAATGTTATAGACACAATTAGATTATTAAATATATACATACTTAATAATCCATTGCCTGTAAATGAAGTTGAGACTATGATTGAAAAAGACAAGTTAGATGAAAGATATAATGAATATCATGAGAAGTTTTCAACAAGAAAAATTAAAGGTAGTAATCATATACAAGACTATCAAAAGAATAAAATGGAAAAATTTGAAAATAATCTTGAAAGATATTGCGAAATAGCAAAAGAGTTATATAAGCTTTACGAAGTCATTTCTGTAAATGAACCATTTGATTACAAAGTTGTTAAGGAAAATGGAAAAACGGAAAAACAAAAAGTAGATTCAAAAGCTGTTATGTACTTTTACAGAAGCTACTTATTTAAGCATTATCCAAATTTATCTATAAAAGATAAAGAGGAAATCTTCGAGATTTTAGACATTTTATGCTACAACAGGGCTAAAAATCATGGATTTATCTAG
- a CDS encoding transposase — MNTKSFYQNKLTLNRSVLQLSLNFNTQTCFDDDGKVGLVQNLVERMDLNKLIKSYSNLGRKPAVDPITMLQVLIYCYSEGKFSSREIEKFCKFDLRAKYLLNGKKAPDHATINRYRKRLEPFIEEILSENTKILVEDGHIDLSSIYIDGTKVEAYVNRYTFVWEKAILKYQENLRIKIINHFNLDFKTPLKTVKSLIEQEFKSVKKDAKNIEFVCVRGKRKTQIQRDFETYESWINKLDEYENHLNIMGERNSYSKTDHDATFMRMKEDHMKNGQLKPAYNIQVKTSIQYTTCINRSICSRSVRFTPSKRYAHTCIVLKKTKSKI, encoded by the coding sequence ATGAACACCAAATCATTTTATCAAAATAAGCTTACCTTAAATCGTTCAGTTTTGCAACTAAGTTTGAACTTTAACACACAAACTTGCTTTGATGATGATGGGAAAGTTGGTTTAGTACAAAATTTAGTAGAAAGGATGGATTTAAATAAACTAATAAAATCGTACTCCAATTTAGGAAGAAAACCAGCTGTTGACCCAATCACAATGCTTCAAGTTCTAATCTACTGCTACAGTGAAGGGAAATTTTCTTCAAGAGAAATAGAAAAGTTTTGTAAATTTGACCTTAGAGCTAAATATTTGCTTAATGGCAAAAAAGCTCCAGATCACGCAACAATTAACAGATATAGAAAAAGACTAGAGCCATTCATTGAAGAAATACTATCAGAAAATACTAAAATACTTGTTGAAGATGGACACATAGACCTATCAAGTATATACATCGATGGAACAAAAGTAGAAGCATACGTAAATAGATATACATTTGTGTGGGAAAAAGCTATTCTTAAATATCAAGAAAATCTAAGAATTAAAATCATAAACCATTTTAATTTAGATTTTAAAACACCTCTAAAAACCGTAAAAAGTCTAATAGAACAAGAATTTAAATCAGTAAAAAAAGACGCTAAAAACATAGAATTTGTCTGTGTAAGAGGAAAAAGAAAAACACAAATACAAAGAGATTTTGAAACTTACGAATCCTGGATAAATAAATTAGACGAATATGAAAATCATCTAAACATAATGGGAGAAAGAAATTCATATTCAAAAACAGACCATGATGCAACCTTTATGAGAATGAAAGAAGATCATATGAAAAACGGTCAGTTAAAACCAGCATACAATATACAAGTTAAAACCAGCATACAATATACAACTTGCATCAACAGGTCAATTTGTAGTAGGAGTGTACGGTTCACACCATCCAAGCGATATGCACACACTTGCATTGTTCTTAAGAAAACTAAGTCCAAAATATAA
- a CDS encoding helix-turn-helix domain-containing protein, translating to MKYSYEFKKECVQLYREGRWADTPEGVKEKRFHDTIKEWFKLEEKHGPEILKHGNNIEWTTDEKLEVVSKVLAGNTIGSVAIEIGINRGQLYSWVNKYKIYGYNGLVNKKKGRKPKNTTMKKTNIHEAKKLNESEREELIRLRAENEYIKAENEIIKKEIALREKNYAAQLKAKKQRLSKNSKKKATD from the coding sequence ATGAAATATAGTTATGAATTTAAAAAAGAATGCGTACAGTTGTACAGAGAAGGAAGATGGGCGGATACACCTGAAGGAGTTAAAGAAAAGAGATTTCATGACACAATTAAAGAATGGTTTAAGTTAGAAGAAAAGCATGGTCCAGAAATTTTAAAACATGGAAATAATATCGAGTGGACAACTGATGAAAAGCTAGAAGTGGTAAGCAAAGTATTAGCTGGAAACACAATAGGTTCTGTAGCAATTGAAATAGGAATTAATCGTGGACAACTTTATTCATGGGTTAACAAGTATAAAATTTATGGATATAATGGTCTTGTAAATAAAAAGAAAGGTCGTAAACCTAAGAATACAACCATGAAAAAAACGAATATCCATGAAGCAAAAAAACTTAATGAATCCGAAAGAGAAGAACTCATAAGATTGAGAGCAGAAAATGAATATATAAAGGCAGAAAATGAAATAATAAAAAAAGAAATCGCCTTGAGAGAAAAGAACTACGCTGCGCAACTCAAGGCGAAAAAGCAGCGATTGTCAAAAAACTCAAAGAAAAAGGCTACAGACTAA
- a CDS encoding transposase yields the protein MHTLALFLRKLSPKYKEKLDKIVCDSGYESIENYTYLKEHNLRAFIKPSNYEISKTRKFKKDISKRENMIYDEDNDYYICANNKKLIRQKDRVYTRKSGFKEVQRVYRCFECNNCPYQKQCNKYSKKDNPQTKSLRYNEEFNKLRLESCENITSEEGIDERLNRSIQAEGMFSKMKEGLEYDRFRHRGLKGVLCDVNLLVLGINLNKLHKKLLNNQYEIIKYTKAS from the coding sequence ATGCACACACTTGCATTGTTCTTAAGAAAACTAAGTCCAAAATATAAAGAGAAATTAGACAAAATAGTATGTGACTCAGGATACGAATCAATAGAAAATTACACATACCTAAAAGAACATAACCTTAGAGCCTTCATAAAACCATCAAACTACGAAATATCAAAAACAAGAAAATTCAAAAAAGATATAAGCAAAAGAGAAAATATGATTTATGATGAAGATAATGACTACTACATTTGTGCTAACAATAAGAAATTAATAAGACAAAAAGATAGAGTATACACAAGAAAAAGCGGATTTAAAGAAGTTCAAAGAGTATATAGATGTTTTGAATGTAACAACTGTCCTTACCAAAAACAGTGTAACAAATATTCAAAAAAAGATAATCCACAAACAAAATCCTTAAGATATAACGAAGAATTCAACAAACTAAGATTAGAGTCATGCGAAAACATAACCTCTGAAGAAGGTATAGACGAGAGATTGAATAGATCAATTCAAGCTGAAGGAATGTTTTCAAAAATGAAAGAAGGACTTGAATACGATAGATTTAGACATAGAGGACTAAAAGGAGTACTTTGTGATGTTAACTTGTTAGTTCTTGGAATTAATTTAAACAAGTTACATAAAAAATTATTGAATAATCAATACGAAATAATCAAATATACAAAAGCCTCTTAA
- a CDS encoding SpaA isopeptide-forming pilin-related protein, which produces MNKKLLSKVMALAIIMGSCLPYNVYANDTVELNTQNSYKDILKYLEDKENQRNNERLDNLYEKVKEEFEDIEVEDKRTVEPPKDDLISNGYISNDVKDNKENKKEDKKEDNDNNVDDSSISNKINDEMLDSIYLPRKEKLVKDIDEIMPKITYSQKFYLSELVNILDKQLKLENNDKNIEKTFEIIENAVERIKKSIIEIKENDDHSIKDYVEGITNPVYQNNNDETSNNSVNNPSAEQSRENSNGTVNNHSTNSTNEDFSYNPPKSSEKLGSVKAADRPLESTPSNQSYYEYDKSMGYNFETSTPQSSNNDTSQVNVGASKIESKTSSADIKLVDKNKKPVSDIKVSLEKDKKVVGEAMSDQTGTIVLNALQKGNYKLKVLEVGQTFKAGQVFDVTLKEDNEKKEFTIENNMVKITNEKKQKTYYEVYDGYTDKLLKKLESNDKGELVLNSLKYGAYYFVMGNNKSNTITVDKKFANATVNFDKNMKAKAVPVVQEDNTVEKGFIEGDKDKDKKLEQEIANQEVKSENKEKSPIILVLGALGVALLGGVGFFFYKKKKGNNQNDIMDDFDL; this is translated from the coding sequence ATGAATAAGAAATTATTATCAAAAGTTATGGCACTAGCAATTATTATGGGTTCTTGTTTGCCATACAACGTTTACGCAAACGATACAGTCGAATTAAACACGCAAAATAGTTATAAAGATATTTTGAAATATCTAGAGGATAAAGAAAATCAACGTAATAATGAAAGATTAGATAATTTATATGAAAAAGTAAAAGAAGAATTTGAAGATATTGAAGTCGAAGATAAGAGAACAGTTGAACCTCCAAAAGATGATTTAATATCTAACGGTTACATATCTAATGATGTAAAGGATAACAAAGAAAACAAAAAGGAAGACAAAAAGGAAGATAACGACAATAACGTAGACGATAGTAGTATATCAAACAAAATTAATGATGAAATGTTAGATAGTATTTATCTACCAAGAAAAGAAAAGTTGGTTAAAGATATAGATGAGATAATGCCTAAAATAACATACTCGCAAAAATTTTATTTAAGCGAATTAGTAAATATTTTAGACAAACAACTAAAATTAGAAAACAATGATAAAAATATTGAAAAAACTTTTGAAATAATTGAAAATGCTGTCGAAAGAATTAAAAAATCAATTATAGAAATTAAAGAAAATGATGATCACTCTATAAAAGACTACGTTGAGGGGATAACTAATCCTGTATATCAAAATAATAATGATGAAACATCAAATAATTCTGTAAATAACCCGAGTGCAGAACAATCTAGAGAAAACTCAAATGGAACCGTTAACAACCATTCTACAAATAGTACAAACGAAGATTTTTCATATAACCCACCAAAATCTTCTGAAAAGTTAGGAAGTGTTAAGGCTGCTGATAGACCTCTTGAAAGTACACCTAGTAATCAATCGTATTATGAATATGACAAATCTATGGGATATAACTTTGAAACTAGCACTCCGCAATCATCAAATAATGACACATCGCAAGTTAATGTAGGGGCAAGTAAGATTGAATCTAAGACTTCATCAGCTGATATCAAATTAGTCGATAAAAACAAAAAGCCTGTTAGCGACATTAAAGTCTCCCTAGAAAAAGACAAAAAGGTAGTGGGAGAGGCTATGAGTGATCAAACAGGAACTATAGTTTTAAACGCACTACAAAAAGGTAATTATAAACTAAAGGTTTTAGAAGTCGGACAAACTTTCAAAGCAGGTCAGGTTTTTGATGTTACATTAAAAGAAGATAATGAAAAGAAAGAATTCACCATTGAAAATAATATGGTTAAGATAACAAATGAAAAAAAACAAAAAACATATTATGAAGTTTACGATGGTTATACAGATAAGTTATTGAAAAAACTTGAATCTAATGATAAAGGTGAATTAGTGTTAAATAGCTTAAAATACGGGGCTTATTATTTTGTAATGGGAAATAATAAATCAAATACCATAACTGTAGATAAAAAGTTTGCAAATGCTACTGTAAATTTTGATAAAAACATGAAAGCAAAAGCAGTTCCTGTTGTTCAAGAAGATAATACAGTAGAAAAAGGATTTATCGAGGGAGATAAAGACAAAGACAAGAAATTAGAGCAAGAAATAGCTAATCAGGAAGTTAAATCTGAAAATAAAGAGAAATCTCCTATAATATTAGTATTAGGAGCATTAGGTGTAGCCTTATTAGGAGGCGTAGGATTCTTCTTTTATAAGAAGAAAAAAGGAAACAATCAAAATGATATAATGGATGATTTTGATTTATAA
- a CDS encoding IS3 family transposase, protein MVKKLKEKGYRLKYLLIAIDLPKSTYYFEINKVDAVKIRNKNIENKIFDIFNNHKGRYGVRRVYRELLNQGYTINHKKVQRIMHELKLFGKRPREKYHSYKGKVGKIADNIIDRNFKANKPLQKWSTDVSQFNFSWGKCYISPILDMYTNEIISYDLSLSPNLEQISNMLMKAFNKFPILNNLILHSDQGWQYQHKYYIRELKKHGIIQSMSRKGNCYDNSIMETFFGRLKNEVYYGYEKSYNSFEEFSKAIEKYIYYYNNERIQKKTKWMPPTKYRLASTTTN, encoded by the coding sequence ATTGTCAAAAAACTCAAAGAAAAAGGCTACAGACTAAAATATCTTTTAATAGCTATTGATTTGCCAAAATCAACATACTACTTTGAAATTAATAAAGTTGATGCTGTTAAGATTAGAAATAAAAATATAGAAAATAAAATATTTGATATATTTAACAATCATAAAGGAAGATATGGTGTAAGAAGAGTATATAGGGAATTATTGAATCAAGGATATACAATAAATCATAAAAAAGTACAGAGAATAATGCATGAATTAAAACTATTTGGCAAAAGACCTAGAGAAAAATATCATTCATACAAAGGGAAAGTAGGAAAGATTGCTGATAATATAATAGACAGAAATTTTAAAGCTAATAAGCCATTACAAAAATGGAGTACTGATGTATCTCAATTTAACTTTTCATGGGGTAAATGCTACATTTCTCCAATACTTGATATGTATACAAATGAAATAATCTCTTATGACTTATCCTTAAGTCCTAATTTAGAGCAAATATCTAATATGCTAATGAAAGCATTTAACAAATTTCCAATACTAAATAACTTAATATTGCATTCAGATCAAGGTTGGCAATACCAACATAAATATTATATAAGAGAGCTCAAGAAACATGGTATTATCCAATCAATGTCAAGAAAAGGTAATTGTTATGATAATTCAATTATGGAAACATTTTTTGGAAGATTAAAAAATGAAGTTTATTATGGTTACGAAAAGAGCTATAACTCTTTTGAAGAATTTTCGAAAGCAATAGAAAAATACATCTATTATTACAATAACGAAAGAATTCAGAAGAAAACAAAATGGATGCCACCTACAAAGTATAGGTTAGCATCCACTACAACTAATTAA
- a CDS encoding restriction endonuclease, which produces MDLSSLYKAFDDNPVLFIVVVLVCVSLFLTLIKLFFKRLKRKLKINRYKNYDFSKIDYMDGIEFENLIDAKFQKMGYTTKLTKATKDYGVDLIATKNKKSIAIQIKRYNRNVGVKAIQEVIAAKAFYKTDTAMVLTNSYFTKPAKNLAKETNVILIDRSKLAKIL; this is translated from the coding sequence ATGGATTTATCTAGTTTGTATAAGGCTTTTGATGATAACCCCGTTCTTTTCATAGTGGTTGTTTTGGTTTGTGTAAGTCTTTTTTTAACTCTTATAAAATTATTTTTTAAAAGATTAAAGCGAAAATTAAAAATAAACAGATACAAGAATTATGATTTTTCTAAAATAGATTATATGGATGGTATAGAGTTTGAAAATCTGATAGATGCAAAATTTCAAAAGATGGGATATACAACTAAACTTACAAAAGCTACGAAAGATTATGGGGTAGATTTAATTGCGACAAAAAATAAAAAGTCTATCGCAATTCAGATTAAAAGGTATAACAGGAATGTAGGTGTTAAAGCTATACAAGAGGTTATAGCGGCGAAGGCTTTCTATAAAACAGATACAGCTATGGTGTTAACAAATAGCTATTTTACAAAACCTGCTAAAAATCTTGCTAAAGAAACTAATGTAATTCTAATTGACAGAAGTAAATTAGCGAAGATTTTGTGA